The following proteins come from a genomic window of Pirellula staleyi DSM 6068:
- a CDS encoding DUF1501 domain-containing protein yields the protein MLCIPGQPGKDLCDRHLGVTRRDLLRVGGSAIMGMTLGQMMSLQSASASTTSSGGPGWGKAKSVIMVYLQGGPSHLDLWDPKTNVPDNVKSAFAMTGSKVPGMELTELLPKFGQVTDKLSLIRSMSYSPVGLFNHTAAIYQLHTGYTADKVSPSGQLEPPTPKDYPTFGSNIVRLKPPEVDMLPFVMMPRPLQESNVVNKSGTAGFLGRAFDPYYLFPQGDDMDMAKMDRIRVDDLTLRPEVSESRLGRRAKLRDMINNGMPEMDKAVAKYDLDKYYDSALSLIMSGRAREAFSLDKESTAMRELYGRNTFGQSCLLARRLVEAGTRVVEVIWPKVANSDNHSWDVHTGLTKRMKDQAAPMLDSGLSALISDLDDRGLLDETLVVALGEFGRSPQRGVSTSGNGNSDDGRDHWPYCYTAVVAGAGVKKGFVLGKSDQTGSAPLDNPVHPIELLATIYHAVGINPQTIVYNHLNQPRELVKADPVTKLFA from the coding sequence ATGCTTTGCATTCCCGGCCAGCCCGGCAAAGACCTTTGCGACCGACATCTGGGGGTTACTCGCCGCGATTTGCTGCGTGTGGGTGGTTCAGCAATCATGGGGATGACGCTCGGCCAAATGATGTCGCTGCAAAGCGCGTCGGCCAGCACCACCTCAAGTGGCGGCCCAGGCTGGGGCAAAGCCAAGAGCGTGATCATGGTCTACCTGCAAGGTGGCCCAAGTCACCTGGATCTTTGGGACCCGAAGACCAACGTTCCCGACAACGTGAAGAGCGCGTTTGCGATGACCGGGAGCAAGGTTCCTGGGATGGAACTGACCGAACTTCTGCCGAAGTTTGGCCAAGTGACCGACAAACTTTCGCTCATTCGCTCGATGAGCTATTCGCCGGTGGGATTGTTCAACCACACCGCTGCGATCTACCAGCTGCACACTGGCTACACAGCCGACAAAGTGAGCCCTTCCGGCCAGTTGGAACCCCCGACTCCGAAAGACTATCCGACGTTTGGCTCGAACATCGTTCGTCTGAAGCCGCCAGAAGTCGACATGCTTCCGTTCGTGATGATGCCCCGCCCGCTGCAAGAGAGCAACGTGGTGAATAAGTCGGGAACAGCCGGCTTTTTGGGCCGCGCGTTTGACCCCTACTATCTGTTTCCGCAAGGCGATGACATGGATATGGCCAAAATGGACCGTATCCGTGTCGACGATTTGACCCTTCGTCCCGAAGTGAGCGAATCACGTCTGGGACGCCGGGCCAAACTCCGCGACATGATCAATAACGGCATGCCCGAGATGGACAAAGCCGTCGCAAAGTATGACCTGGACAAGTATTACGACTCGGCACTCAGCCTGATCATGTCGGGTCGTGCCCGCGAGGCATTCTCGCTCGACAAAGAGTCGACCGCGATGCGCGAGTTGTACGGGCGGAACACCTTCGGCCAAAGCTGCCTCCTAGCGCGTCGCCTTGTGGAAGCCGGAACCCGTGTGGTGGAAGTGATTTGGCCCAAGGTGGCCAACAGCGACAACCACTCGTGGGACGTGCACACTGGCCTGACCAAGCGGATGAAGGACCAAGCTGCTCCGATGCTCGATTCGGGCCTTTCGGCTTTGATCTCCGATCTCGATGATCGCGGGCTCTTGGACGAGACGCTCGTGGTGGCTCTGGGTGAGTTCGGCCGCAGCCCTCAGCGTGGCGTAAGTACCTCTGGCAACGGCAATAGCGACGACGGCCGTGATCACTGGCCTTACTGCTACACCGCTGTCGTAGCGGGTGCTGGAGTGAAGAAGGGCTTTGTGCTCGGCAAGAGCGATCAAACCGGCAGTGCCCCGCTCGATAACCCGGTGCACCCCATCGAACTGCTGGCAACGATCTACCACGCCGTGGGGATCAACCCGCAGACGATTGTTTATAACCACCTCAATCAGCCACGCGAACTCGTGAAGGCCGATCCAGTGACCAAGTTGTTTGCCTAA
- a CDS encoding LysR family transcriptional regulator — translation MHPKSLKIFCDIVRSRSFSRAASEHGISQSRASQIVDQLEEHLGVLLLDRTTRPLGLTPEGEVYYEGCRRLVARYFVLEEQVRTLHQEVAGRVSVASIYSIGLSHMNRIVQNFLKQYPKANVRLQYQHPHRVIEMVENDQVDLGLVSYPKSSRSIKATVWREEPMVLVCSPTHPLAKRESVSLDELDGLELVGFDPDLEIRHEIDRALASHNVEMRIAMEFDNTETIKQAVEINAGVSLLPRPTVDREVLAKTLVAIPLSGIELKRPIGIICARGKELGSTAQRFMQLLLSQPEVPREIQLDEESELAHLDDRASASQLANHSTSDELADHGATEPGELATSSAASSSLASLASAASAKTTSS, via the coding sequence ATGCACCCGAAGTCGCTGAAAATCTTCTGCGATATCGTGCGCAGCCGAAGCTTTTCGCGCGCGGCGAGCGAGCATGGCATTTCGCAATCGCGAGCCAGTCAGATTGTCGATCAGCTGGAGGAACATCTCGGCGTGCTGCTGCTCGATCGGACGACCCGTCCGCTCGGCCTCACTCCCGAGGGAGAAGTCTATTACGAAGGTTGTCGCCGACTTGTCGCGCGCTACTTCGTGCTGGAAGAACAAGTCCGCACACTGCACCAGGAAGTCGCCGGACGCGTGAGTGTCGCCTCGATCTACTCGATCGGGCTGTCGCACATGAATCGGATCGTGCAGAACTTTCTGAAGCAGTATCCCAAGGCCAACGTGCGGCTGCAGTATCAGCATCCCCATCGCGTGATCGAAATGGTCGAAAACGACCAGGTCGATCTCGGTCTGGTGAGCTATCCCAAGTCGTCGCGCTCGATCAAAGCCACAGTCTGGCGTGAAGAGCCGATGGTGCTCGTCTGCAGCCCGACCCATCCTCTCGCCAAGCGTGAGAGTGTGAGTCTCGACGAACTCGACGGCCTGGAACTCGTCGGCTTCGATCCCGATCTCGAGATTCGTCACGAAATCGATCGCGCCCTCGCCTCGCACAATGTCGAGATGCGGATTGCGATGGAGTTCGACAACACCGAAACGATTAAGCAAGCGGTCGAAATCAACGCTGGCGTCAGCCTGCTGCCGCGCCCCACGGTCGATCGCGAAGTGCTTGCTAAAACACTGGTAGCCATTCCGCTGTCGGGCATCGAACTCAAACGCCCGATTGGCATCATTTGTGCGCGTGGCAAAGAACTGGGGAGCACGGCTCAGCGGTTCATGCAACTGCTGCTGAGTCAGCCCGAAGTGCCACGCGAAATTCAATTGGACGAAGAGAGCGAACTTGCGCATCTCGACGATCGCGCATCCGCCTCGCAGCTTGCGAATCATTCCACGTCCGATGAACTCGCCGATCACGGCGCTACGGAACCAGGCGAGTTGGCGACATCGTCAGCTGCCAGTTCGAGTCTCGCGTCGCTCGCATCAGCGGCGTCTGCCAAAACAACTTCCTCGTAA
- the gltB gene encoding glutamate synthase large subunit, with translation MSIELVNGLPEKHGLYDPANEKDSCGVGFIANVKGVRSHSIVRDACQALSNMDHRGACGCEPNTGDGAGIMTAIPDELMRSEAERLFGAELPEIGRYAIAQVFLPQDETERMLCRQTLEKYVARQGQKLIGWRRVPTDSKKADIGPTALAKEPVVEQMFVVAGDDVDRTAFCRQLYLIRKQAFHEIRRMGLKQRDRYYVSSFSSRIIVYKGQLTSGQVQPYFCDLGDPRYMSHLAMVHSRFSTNTFPSWERAQPMRFMSHNGEINTLRGNVNWMMAREGQIESELFGDDLKRLQPITDTNTSDSGVFDNVLELLLLTGRSLPEAVMMMIPEAWQNHESMSESKRAFYEYHSCLMEPWDGPASVVFTDGRYIGAVLDRNGLRPSRYYLTTDDRVIMASEVGVLPIDPMLVKEKGRLQPGRMFLVDFEQNRLIPDEEIKHDISTRRPYAQWLKNQRIELKDLGLDQESHGFYPDSLLSRMQAFGFTIETLQFMLLPLVYEKRDPIGSMGNDSALAVLSDQPRMLYDYFKQLFAQVTNPPIDSIREEVIMSLECYVGPERNLLTTTEEHCHRLLLSHPILTNEELAALKHMDHRGWKSKTIDITWPRSEGEAGLSTALTRIASEAEQAIADGYSLVILSDREMSHDRVPISALLATGAVHHHLIRKAKRTQIGLIVETGEAREVHHHCLLVGYGADGINPYLAFEALWQAHRDGLLPAEYSDEKIVHFYQKSVAKGMLKVMSKMGISTLQSYKGAQIFEAVGLNEEVVDRCFNGTASRIKGVDLEVLARESMRRHSLGFPDRPEQRLPVLPNLGEFHWRAEGERHMWDPQSISDLQVAARENSSEAYIRFSKHSNDDATRKCALRGLLKFKEGVAPPIPLAQVEPASEIVKRFCTGAMSFGSISAESHETLAIAMNRVGGKSNTGEGGEDPERFHPLPNGDSKRSAIKQVASGRFGVTINYLTNADELQIKMAQGAKPGEGGELPGHKVDENIARIRYSTPGVGLISPPPHHDIYSIEDLKQLIHDLKNSNPSARVSVKLVSEVGVGTIAAGVAKAYADHILISGDTGGTGASPLTSIKHAGLPWELGIAEAHQTLVMNDLRSRVVLQTDGQIKTGRDVAIAALLGAEEVGFSTAPLVTLGCIMMRKCHLNTCPVGIATQDPVLRQKFMGKPEHVINYLFMIAEELRSIMAMLGFRRYIDMVGRVDFLETNDAIRHWKADGIDLTPLLTMARKPHPEVGVYNTRKQDHGLELALDNELIKEARPAIEKRERVVIKKKIINTNRTVGTTLSHEIAKRWGDELLPDETVHVKLTGSAGQSLGAFLAKGVFIELEGDANDYVGKGLSGGKIVIYPPKGSSFKSEDNIIVGNVILYGATSGYAFFSGRAAERAFVRNSGAHAVIEGCGDHGCEYMTGGRAVVLGPTGRNFAAGMSGGIAYIYDPKGEFPLNCNLGTVELEKVETSADVSELLNLLKLHHQYTGSAIADRILQAWPESLQSFIKVMPTDYKRVLAERAKHDEEVEAAVHGVPNNG, from the coding sequence ATGAGTATCGAACTCGTTAATGGACTTCCCGAAAAGCATGGGCTCTACGACCCTGCCAACGAGAAAGACAGCTGCGGCGTAGGCTTCATAGCCAACGTAAAAGGTGTGCGCAGTCACTCCATCGTGCGTGATGCTTGCCAAGCGCTATCGAACATGGATCATCGCGGCGCCTGCGGCTGCGAACCCAATACCGGCGACGGCGCTGGCATCATGACCGCCATTCCCGATGAGCTGATGCGCAGCGAAGCCGAGCGGCTGTTCGGCGCCGAGCTGCCCGAAATCGGCCGCTACGCGATTGCGCAAGTGTTTCTTCCTCAGGATGAAACCGAGCGCATGCTGTGCCGCCAAACGCTCGAGAAATACGTTGCCCGCCAAGGTCAAAAGCTGATTGGCTGGCGCCGTGTTCCAACCGACTCGAAGAAGGCCGATATCGGTCCCACCGCCCTGGCCAAAGAACCTGTCGTCGAACAAATGTTCGTCGTCGCCGGGGATGATGTCGATCGCACGGCGTTTTGCCGTCAGCTGTATTTGATTCGCAAACAAGCGTTTCACGAGATCCGCCGGATGGGTCTCAAGCAGCGCGATCGCTACTACGTCAGCAGCTTTTCGTCGCGGATCATCGTCTACAAGGGTCAGCTCACCAGCGGTCAGGTGCAGCCTTACTTCTGCGACCTGGGCGACCCGCGCTACATGAGCCACTTGGCGATGGTCCACTCGCGCTTCAGCACCAACACTTTCCCTTCGTGGGAACGTGCTCAGCCGATGCGCTTCATGAGCCACAACGGCGAAATCAACACGTTGCGCGGCAACGTCAACTGGATGATGGCCCGCGAAGGTCAGATCGAGTCGGAACTTTTTGGCGACGATCTCAAACGCTTGCAGCCGATCACCGATACCAACACCAGCGACTCGGGGGTGTTTGATAACGTTCTCGAACTGCTGCTCCTCACCGGTCGTTCGCTTCCTGAAGCAGTGATGATGATGATTCCCGAAGCGTGGCAAAACCACGAATCGATGTCAGAATCGAAGCGCGCTTTTTATGAATATCACAGCTGCCTCATGGAACCATGGGACGGCCCTGCTTCGGTGGTCTTCACCGACGGACGCTACATCGGCGCGGTGCTCGATCGCAACGGTCTGCGCCCCAGCCGCTACTACCTCACCACCGACGATCGCGTGATCATGGCGAGCGAAGTGGGTGTGCTGCCTATCGATCCGATGCTCGTCAAAGAGAAAGGCCGCTTGCAGCCCGGGCGTATGTTCCTCGTCGATTTCGAGCAGAACCGCTTGATCCCCGACGAAGAAATCAAGCATGACATCAGCACGCGACGACCCTACGCCCAGTGGCTCAAGAACCAGCGCATCGAGCTCAAAGACCTGGGGCTCGATCAAGAGTCGCACGGCTTCTATCCCGATTCGCTCCTGTCGCGCATGCAGGCGTTTGGCTTCACCATTGAAACGCTGCAGTTCATGCTGCTGCCGCTGGTTTACGAAAAGCGCGATCCGATCGGCAGCATGGGGAACGACTCGGCCCTGGCTGTCCTCTCCGATCAGCCGCGCATGCTCTACGACTACTTCAAGCAACTCTTCGCGCAGGTCACCAATCCGCCGATCGACTCGATCCGCGAAGAAGTGATCATGTCGCTCGAGTGCTATGTCGGTCCCGAGCGAAACTTGCTCACCACCACCGAAGAACATTGCCATCGCTTGCTGCTGTCGCATCCGATCCTCACCAACGAGGAACTTGCCGCGCTCAAGCACATGGACCATCGCGGCTGGAAGAGCAAGACGATCGACATCACCTGGCCTCGCAGCGAAGGAGAAGCTGGTCTCTCGACCGCGCTCACTCGGATCGCCAGCGAAGCCGAACAAGCCATTGCCGATGGCTATTCGCTCGTGATCCTGTCGGATCGCGAGATGAGCCACGATCGCGTTCCGATTAGCGCCCTGCTGGCCACGGGAGCGGTGCATCATCACTTGATTCGCAAAGCAAAACGCACCCAGATCGGCCTGATTGTCGAAACGGGCGAAGCTCGCGAAGTGCATCACCACTGCCTCTTGGTGGGCTACGGTGCCGACGGCATCAATCCTTACCTCGCGTTCGAAGCCCTCTGGCAAGCACACCGCGATGGCTTGCTCCCCGCCGAATATAGCGACGAAAAGATCGTGCACTTCTATCAGAAGTCGGTCGCCAAGGGGATGCTCAAAGTGATGTCCAAGATGGGCATCAGCACGCTGCAGTCGTACAAAGGTGCTCAGATTTTCGAAGCGGTTGGTCTCAACGAAGAAGTGGTCGATCGCTGCTTCAACGGCACTGCCAGCCGCATCAAGGGTGTCGATCTCGAGGTGCTGGCTCGCGAATCGATGCGTCGCCACTCGCTCGGATTCCCAGATCGTCCCGAGCAACGCTTGCCGGTGCTGCCGAACTTGGGGGAATTCCACTGGCGCGCCGAAGGCGAACGTCACATGTGGGACCCGCAGTCGATTTCGGACCTACAAGTCGCCGCGCGAGAAAACAGCAGCGAGGCCTACATTCGCTTCTCCAAACACTCCAACGACGACGCGACCCGCAAGTGCGCCTTGCGTGGTTTGCTGAAGTTCAAAGAGGGGGTGGCTCCTCCGATTCCCCTCGCGCAGGTCGAACCCGCTTCGGAAATCGTCAAGCGTTTTTGCACCGGCGCCATGAGCTTCGGCAGCATCTCGGCCGAATCGCACGAGACTCTCGCCATCGCCATGAATCGTGTCGGCGGCAAGAGCAACACGGGCGAAGGTGGCGAAGATCCCGAACGCTTCCACCCACTCCCCAATGGCGACTCAAAACGCTCGGCGATTAAGCAAGTCGCTTCGGGACGCTTTGGTGTCACGATCAACTACCTGACCAACGCCGACGAACTGCAGATCAAGATGGCCCAAGGCGCAAAGCCGGGCGAAGGTGGTGAGCTTCCTGGTCACAAAGTCGACGAGAACATCGCTCGCATTCGTTACAGCACGCCGGGCGTGGGGCTCATCAGCCCACCACCGCATCACGACATCTATTCGATCGAAGATCTCAAGCAGCTGATTCACGATCTGAAGAACAGCAATCCATCGGCACGCGTGAGCGTGAAGCTGGTGAGCGAAGTCGGTGTCGGCACCATCGCTGCTGGTGTCGCGAAAGCCTACGCCGATCACATCCTGATTTCGGGCGACACTGGCGGCACCGGTGCCTCGCCACTCACCAGCATCAAGCATGCTGGTTTGCCTTGGGAACTCGGCATCGCTGAAGCGCACCAAACCTTGGTGATGAACGACCTGCGCAGCCGCGTGGTCTTGCAAACCGACGGCCAAATCAAAACCGGCCGCGACGTTGCCATCGCTGCGCTCCTGGGTGCCGAAGAGGTCGGTTTCTCGACCGCTCCGCTCGTCACCCTCGGCTGCATCATGATGCGTAAGTGTCACCTCAACACCTGCCCGGTCGGCATCGCCACGCAAGATCCTGTCCTGCGTCAGAAGTTCATGGGCAAGCCCGAGCATGTGATTAACTACCTGTTCATGATCGCGGAAGAACTCCGTTCGATCATGGCCATGCTCGGCTTCCGGCGCTACATCGACATGGTTGGCCGCGTCGACTTCCTCGAAACCAACGACGCCATCCGTCACTGGAAAGCCGACGGTATCGATCTCACGCCGCTCCTCACCATGGCGCGCAAGCCGCACCCTGAAGTTGGTGTCTACAACACCAGGAAGCAGGACCACGGCCTCGAACTCGCGCTCGACAACGAACTGATCAAAGAAGCCCGTCCCGCGATCGAAAAACGGGAACGTGTGGTGATCAAAAAGAAGATCATCAACACCAACCGCACCGTGGGTACCACGCTCAGCCACGAGATTGCCAAACGCTGGGGGGATGAACTTCTTCCCGATGAAACGGTGCACGTGAAGCTTACTGGCTCGGCCGGTCAAAGCCTCGGCGCATTCCTCGCGAAGGGTGTTTTCATCGAGCTCGAAGGGGACGCCAACGACTATGTCGGCAAGGGTCTCTCGGGAGGCAAAATCGTCATCTATCCGCCGAAGGGATCGAGCTTCAAGAGCGAAGACAACATCATCGTCGGTAACGTGATCCTCTACGGTGCTACGAGCGGCTACGCCTTCTTTAGCGGACGAGCTGCCGAGCGGGCTTTCGTTCGTAACAGCGGCGCGCATGCCGTGATCGAAGGCTGCGGCGACCACGGCTGTGAGTACATGACCGGCGGTCGCGCTGTCGTGCTCGGCCCCACCGGACGCAACTTCGCCGCTGGTATGTCGGGCGGTATTGCCTACATCTACGACCCGAAGGGTGAGTTTCCCCTGAATTGCAACCTCGGTACCGTCGAGCTCGAAAAGGTCGAGACCTCGGCCGATGTCAGCGAGCTTCTCAACCTGCTCAAGCTGCACCATCAGTACACCGGCAGTGCGATCGCTGATCGCATTTTGCAAGCGTGGCCCGAATCGCTGCAGTCATTCATCAAAGTCATGCCAACCGATTACAAACGTGTTCTCGCCGAACGAGCGAAGCACGACGAAGAAGTCGAAGCAGCCGTTCACGGAGTTCCGAACAATGGGTAA
- a CDS encoding glutamate synthase subunit beta — protein MGKPTGFKEFPRKPVPYREPMQRLADYGEIFTLPPEDHLKQQGARCMDCGVPFCQSATGCPIDNLIPEWNDLVYRGRWRDALDRLHKTNNFPEFTGRVCPAPCEGACVLGITDPAVTIKNIENAIIDKGFAEGWIKPEPPPSRTGKRVAIVGSGPAGLAAAAQLNKVGHTVTVYERADRIGGLLMYGIPNMKLDKGVVDRRVNLLREEGITFITNADVGNKNSEHFVDPKKLLDENDAFLLCTGATKPNDLPISGRGLGGIHFAMEFLAANTQSLLDSKLSDGKYISAAGKDVIVIGGGDTGTDCIGTSMRHGCKTLANFELLPQPPVNRAPDNPWPQWPRIFRTDYGHQEVSAKFGADPRAYCVMSKEFVSDDNGNVAGIRTVQVEWNKVDGNWKLHEIAGSDKFWPAQLVLLAMGFKGPEQYVSEMLGLEVDPRTNYKAAHGKFTTSIDKVFAAGDCRRGQSLVVWAINEGRGAARAVDTFLMGSSDLAAPGLTLGLAPAGA, from the coding sequence ATGGGTAAGCCAACTGGATTCAAAGAGTTTCCGCGTAAGCCTGTACCTTATCGCGAGCCAATGCAGCGACTTGCCGACTACGGCGAGATCTTCACCCTCCCTCCCGAAGATCACCTGAAACAGCAGGGCGCTCGCTGCATGGACTGTGGTGTTCCGTTCTGCCAGTCGGCTACCGGCTGTCCGATCGACAACCTCATTCCCGAATGGAACGACCTGGTCTATCGCGGACGCTGGCGCGATGCCCTCGATCGCCTGCACAAGACCAACAACTTCCCCGAGTTCACTGGTCGCGTCTGTCCCGCCCCTTGCGAAGGGGCCTGCGTCCTCGGCATCACCGACCCCGCGGTGACGATCAAGAACATCGAAAACGCGATCATCGACAAAGGCTTTGCAGAAGGCTGGATCAAGCCCGAACCACCTCCATCACGCACCGGCAAACGGGTGGCGATTGTGGGTAGTGGTCCGGCGGGACTCGCCGCTGCTGCTCAGCTGAACAAAGTGGGGCACACCGTTACGGTGTACGAGCGAGCCGACCGTATTGGCGGTCTGCTGATGTACGGCATTCCGAACATGAAGCTCGACAAGGGTGTGGTCGATCGCCGCGTGAATCTGCTTCGCGAAGAAGGGATCACGTTCATCACCAACGCCGACGTCGGCAACAAAAACAGCGAGCACTTTGTCGATCCCAAAAAGCTGCTCGATGAAAACGATGCTTTCCTGCTCTGCACCGGCGCTACGAAACCGAACGACCTGCCGATTAGTGGTCGTGGCCTAGGGGGAATCCATTTCGCGATGGAGTTCCTCGCGGCTAACACCCAAAGCTTGCTCGACAGCAAGCTCTCGGACGGGAAGTACATCTCGGCTGCTGGCAAGGATGTGATTGTGATCGGCGGCGGCGATACCGGCACCGACTGCATCGGCACCTCGATGCGCCACGGCTGCAAAACGCTCGCGAATTTCGAGCTCCTGCCACAGCCTCCGGTCAATCGCGCTCCCGACAATCCTTGGCCGCAGTGGCCGCGCATCTTCCGTACCGACTACGGTCATCAGGAGGTCTCGGCGAAGTTCGGTGCCGATCCTCGCGCCTACTGCGTGATGAGCAAGGAATTCGTGAGCGACGACAACGGCAATGTCGCTGGCATTCGGACCGTGCAGGTCGAATGGAACAAGGTCGACGGCAACTGGAAGCTCCACGAGATCGCCGGCAGCGACAAGTTCTGGCCCGCTCAGCTGGTGCTGCTCGCCATGGGTTTCAAAGGCCCTGAGCAATACGTTTCGGAAATGCTGGGGCTCGAAGTCGACCCACGCACGAACTACAAAGCCGCGCATGGCAAGTTCACCACCAGCATCGACAAGGTCTTTGCTGCTGGCGACTGCCGCCGTGGTCAATCGCTGGTGGTGTGGGCGATCAACGAAGGTCGCGGCGCCGCTCGCGCCGTCGATACCTTCCTGATGGGCAGCAGCGACCTCGCCGCCCCCGGACTCACGCTGGGTCTTGCTCCAGCTGGAGCTTAA
- a CDS encoding DUF1559 domain-containing protein: MQRRAFTLVELLVVIAIIGVLVALLLPAVQAAREAARRMQCSSGMRQLSLSAHNFESTFKYFPSAWQNPTPGGTATGVIQAPFPAGEPARYTNMMIELLPYIEQDNLKSSWNFQNVSANLGPDGSVASQVVKIFLCPSSPLASQPKTTVSGNVYGLNSYCGVAGKYSFRAYTGSDYTISNDGIFYINSRTTMSEIQDGTSNTFLFGERYHRDKNFDRMYTTFPILGWSGWAWCDQGNAIGDFLVGAARPINWNIPDSATGPNSSANPWVQQRLSTMGSGHSTGANVGMADGSVRFMSNNTDLALLQSLCTRFGGEVVSPP; encoded by the coding sequence ATGCAGCGACGCGCGTTCACGCTCGTAGAACTTTTGGTGGTGATTGCAATCATTGGAGTGCTGGTTGCTCTGCTGTTGCCAGCCGTGCAAGCGGCTCGCGAAGCTGCCCGGCGAATGCAATGCTCCAGCGGCATGCGACAGCTCAGCCTCTCGGCTCACAACTTCGAGTCGACCTTCAAATACTTCCCCTCGGCTTGGCAAAACCCAACACCCGGCGGCACAGCCACGGGCGTGATCCAGGCACCCTTTCCAGCGGGTGAGCCAGCCCGCTACACCAACATGATGATCGAGCTCTTGCCCTACATCGAGCAAGACAATCTCAAGTCGTCCTGGAACTTTCAAAACGTCAGCGCTAATCTCGGCCCCGATGGAAGTGTGGCCTCGCAGGTGGTCAAGATTTTTCTCTGCCCGAGCAGTCCCCTCGCATCCCAGCCGAAAACCACGGTGTCGGGCAATGTCTATGGCCTCAACAGCTACTGCGGTGTGGCAGGAAAGTATTCGTTCCGCGCCTACACCGGCAGTGATTACACCATCAGCAACGATGGTATTTTCTATATCAATAGCCGCACAACCATGTCGGAAATTCAAGACGGCACGAGCAATACGTTTCTGTTTGGCGAGCGTTATCACCGCGATAAGAACTTCGACCGGATGTACACCACCTTTCCAATCTTGGGTTGGTCGGGCTGGGCTTGGTGTGATCAAGGCAATGCGATCGGCGATTTTTTGGTAGGGGCCGCGCGACCGATCAACTGGAACATTCCCGATAGCGCCACCGGCCCTAATAGCTCGGCGAATCCTTGGGTGCAGCAGCGTCTGAGTACGATGGGAAGCGGTCACTCGACCGGCGCGAATGTCGGCATGGCCGATGGGAGCGTGCGCTTTATGAGCAACAACACCGATCTTGCACTGCTGCAGTCGCTGTGCACGCGCTTTGGGGGCGAGGTAGTTTCCCCACCCTAG
- the mscL gene encoding large conductance mechanosensitive channel protein MscL encodes MGLLKEFRDFALRGNVIDLAVGVIIGGAFGKITSSLVGDVMMPALGLVANNALDFKSRYIRLFSAEQLAAATKTTTEEANKLIDSGVPFSIVSENKLPVIAYGSFLTTVIDFAILAFCVFMVVKIMNTAIKRLEALRKAEVAAAPPAEPPAQEKLLMEIRDLLKAK; translated from the coding sequence ATGGGACTACTGAAAGAATTCCGCGATTTTGCCTTGCGAGGCAACGTGATCGATCTCGCCGTCGGTGTGATCATCGGCGGGGCGTTCGGAAAGATTACGTCATCACTCGTTGGCGACGTCATGATGCCTGCCCTCGGTTTGGTTGCGAACAACGCGCTCGATTTCAAAAGTCGCTACATTCGACTCTTTAGCGCCGAACAACTCGCTGCTGCCACCAAAACGACAACTGAAGAAGCTAACAAACTTATCGACAGTGGCGTTCCCTTTTCGATCGTTAGCGAGAACAAACTACCGGTCATCGCCTACGGTTCGTTCCTCACTACCGTGATCGACTTTGCGATTCTCGCCTTCTGCGTCTTCATGGTCGTGAAGATCATGAACACCGCTATCAAGCGGCTCGAAGCGCTTCGCAAAGCCGAAGTCGCTGCAGCGCCACCTGCCGAGCCACCAGCGCAAGAAAAATTGCTCATGGAAATCCGCGATCTGCTGAAGGCCAAGTAA